In the genome of Raphanus sativus cultivar WK10039 chromosome 4, ASM80110v3, whole genome shotgun sequence, one region contains:
- the LOC108848563 gene encoding LOW QUALITY PROTEIN: uncharacterized protein LOC108848563 (The sequence of the model RefSeq protein was modified relative to this genomic sequence to represent the inferred CDS: deleted 2 bases in 1 codon), producing MEEHHCCIYSKMLSKCTFGSFLIISSIFLTVCRRVVYVLYRCGKPFPKGPSPSSFTTLIVLGSGGHTAEMLSLVSVMRMDRYTPRFYIAAATDNMSLHKARSFEHSLPHKPAVKEASLRFTQIYRSREVGQSYVTSVWTTILAIFHALWLMIRIRPQVILCNGPGTCIPLCVIAFLFKVLGIRWSSIFYVESVARVKKLSLSGLLLYKLRIADHFFVQWSHLQKNYPRAHYVGCLM from the exons ATGGAGGAACACCATTGCTGCATTTACTCGAAGATGCTCTCCAAATGCACCTTCGGTTCATTCCTAATCATCTCCTCAATCTTTCTAACGGTT TGTAGACGTGTAGTGTATGTTCTGTACCGATGTGGCAAACCTTTTCCCAAAGGACCTTCACCCTCTTCTTTCACTACTCTCATTGTTCTTGGTTCTG ggGGGCACACGGCAGAGATGTTGAGTCTTGTCTCTGTTATGCGGATGGATAGATATACACCCAGGTTTTACATTGCTGCTGCTACTGATAACATGAGTCTCCACAAAGCTCGTTCCTTTGAACACTCTCTACCTCACAag CCTGCTGTTAAGGAAGCCTCCTTACGGTTCACACAAATTTACCGGAGTAGAGAAGTTGGTCAGTCTTATGTGACTTCTGTTTGGACTACTATTCTTGCTATTTTCCATGCTCTTTGGCTCATGATCCGGATCAGACCACAAGTG ATCCTTTGCAATGGGCCTGGGACCTGTATACCTCTCTGTGTGATCGCTTTCTTGTTCAAG GTTCTGGGCATCAGATGGTCATCCATCTTTTATGTTGAGAGTGTAGCAAGAGTTAAGAAGCTCTCTTTAAGTGGGTTGCTTCTGTATAAGTTAAGGATTGCTGATCACTTCTTTGTTCAATGGTCACATCTCCAAAAGAACTACCCTCGTGCTCACTATGTTGGCTGCCTCATGTAA
- the LOC108850131 gene encoding exopolygalacturonase: MSIVEMEFTIFHYLRVLFVFFALSSYSFVVRGDKSSLLIVDVRSFGARANDHRDHTKAFVAAWDKACKSSSSSVDLIIPRGEFHVGPIKFSGPCTNVSNLTVRVKGHLKASTDLSKYRSGGGWIEFGWINGLTLTGGGTLDGQGPLAWPFNNCTTDSHCKLLPTSLKFVGMNRTIVRRISSVNSKFFHIALVQCRDFKGTRLNITAPSDSPNTDGIHIERSSNVYFSRSHIATGDDCVSIGQGNSQITITSIICGPGHGISVGSLGRYPNEKDVKGLVVRDCKMSGTTNGIRIKTWADSPGLSSATNMTFQNIIMNNVTNPIIIDQSYCPFSSCSSNVPSKVKLSEIYFKNIRGTSSSKVAVQLHCSEGMPCKKVYLENVHLYLASSYSSGGGSGKQESSNGGSEAVSSSCRYVRAKYIGSQSPPPCH, translated from the exons ATGAGCATAGTGGAGATGGAGTTTACGATTTTCCATTACCTCAGAGttctcttcgtcttcttcgcATTATCTTCTTACAGTTTTGTTGTTCGTGGAGACAAAAGCTCTCTCCTTATTGTTGATGTCCGTAGCTTTGGTGCTCGAGCTAATGACCATAGAGATCACACGAAG GCCTTTGTAGCAGCATGGGACAAGGCGTGTAAGTCATCTTCAAGCTCTGTAGATCTTATCATTCCTAGAGGAGAGTTTCATGTTGGTCCTATTAAATTCTCTGGTCCTTGCACTAACGTGTCAAATCTCACTGTTCGAGTAAAG GGTCATCTCAAGGCATCAACTGATCTGTCAAAGTACAGATCAGGCGGTGGTTGGATTGAGTTTGGATGGATCAACGGGTTAACACTTACCGGAGGTGGAACACTTGACGGTCAAGGCCCCCTAGCTTGGCCGTTCAATAACTGTACTACTGATTCTCACTGCAAACTCCTCCCAACA aGCTTGAAGTTTGTGGGGATGAACAGAACAATAGTAAGAAGGATAAGTTCAGTGAACAGCAAGTTCTTTCACATAGCACTAGTACAATGCAGAGACTTCAAAGGGACAAGACTCAACATAACTGCTCCTTCTGATAGTCCAAACACTGATGGAATCCACATTGAACGCAGCTCAAATGTCTACTTCTCCCGTTCTCATATAGCAACAGGAGATGATTGTGTGTCTATAGGACAGGGAAACTCTCAGATCACAATCACAAGTATCATATGTGGACCAGGACATGGTATCAG CGTTGGGAGTTTAGGGAGATATCCAAATGAGAAAGACGTGAAGGGACTAGTGGTGAGGGATTGCAAGATGAGTGGTACAACGAATGGGATAAGGATCAAAACTTGGGCTGATTCTCCTGGTCTAAGTTCAGCTACTAACATGACTTTTCAGAACATTATTATGAACAATGTGACTAATCCTATCATCATTGATCAGTCTTATTGCCCTTtctcttcttgctcttccaat GTACCGTCGAAGGTGAAGCTGAGTGAGATATACTTCAAGAATATAAGAGGAACATCATCATCAAAGGTCGCGGTGCAGCTGCATTGTAGCGAAGGAATGCCATGTAAGAAAGTGTACTTAGAGAATGTTCATCTTTATCtagcttcttcttattcttctggTGGAGGAAGTGGGAAACAAGAGAGCAGCAACGGAGGAAGTGAAGCTGTCTCTTCTTCTTGTAGATACGTCAGAGCTAAATACATTGGGAGTCAAAGCCCACCTCCATGTCACTAA
- the LOC108848562 gene encoding probable purine permease 22: MDRSQELYANGDQNLEANLIEATESSSSSSVSETKNYKRWIRLSIYVFFVLFCQPLATILGRLYYENGGESTYVVTLLPLIGFPVLILFNFFSNLRQQPKSTDTDFNQSPSFTTLVSVYMCTGLLLSAYAYLYAIGLLYLPVSTFSLILASQLAFTAFFSYFLNSQKFTPFIVNSLFLLTVSSALLVVDTESQDTTHVSRVQYVIGFICTIGASAGIGLLLSLIQLLFRKVFKEHTSSVVMDLTIYQSLVASCVVLIGLFASGEWRTLPSEMRNYKLGQVSYVVTLASAAISWQVYTVGLVGLIFESSSVFSNSITAVGLPIVPVIAVIVFHDEMEASKIFSIVLAIWGFLSFVYQHYLDEKKLKKTCNTDPVEDDGIQTW; this comes from the exons ATGGACAGATCTCAAGAACTCTATGCTAATG GTGACCAGAACTTAGAAGCAAACCTGATAGAGGCTactgaatcatcatcatcatcatcagtatCTGAAACCAAGAACTATAAAAGGTGGATCCGTCTCTCCATCTATGTGTTCTTCGTCCTCTTCTGCCAACCGCTTGCTACAATTCTCGGTAGACTGTACTACGAaaatggtggagagagcacaTATGTGGTAACACTTCTCCCACTCATTGGCTTTCCTGTTTTGATCCTCTTCAACTTCTTTTCAAACCTCAGACAACAACCAAAATCAACAGATACAGATTTCAACCAGTCCCCTTCCTTCACAACCCTTGTATCAGTATACATGTGCACTGGACTTCTACTGTCTGCTTACGCTTATCTCTACGCAATTGGTTTACTCTACTTACCTGTTTCCACTTTCTCCCTCATCTTAGCCTCGCAATTAGCATTCACTGCCTTCTTCTCTTACTTCCTTAACTCACAAAAGTTCACTCCCTTCATAGTCAACTCTTTGTTTCTCCTTACCGTCTCCTCTGCTCTCCTCGTGGTCGACACCGAGTCACAAGACACAACACATGTCTCAAGAGTACAGTACGTGATAGGGTTCATATGCACCATCGGTGCTTCAGCTGGGATAGGACTGCTTCTATCTCTGATACAACTCCTCTTCAGGAAGGTTTTCAAGGAGCATACATCATCAGTAGTCATGGACTTAACCATCTACCAGTCTCTAGTTGCGAGCTGTGTTGTTCTCATCGGTCTTTTCGCGAGTGGAGAGTGGAGAACATTGcctagtgagatgagaaacTACAAACTCGGGCAGGTGTCGTATGTTGTGACATTGGCCTCTGCAGCTATCTCTTGGCAAGTCTACACTGTTGGTCTTGTGGGTCTGATCTTTGAGTCGTCCTCTGTGTTCTCCAACTCCATAACCGCTGTGGGGTTGCCTATAGTACCAGTCATAGCTGTGATTGTTTTCCATGATGAGATGGAAGCATCCAAGATCTTCTCCATCGTTTTAGCTATATGGGGCTTCCTTTCGTTTGTCTATCAGCACTATCTTGAtgagaagaagctgaagaagacTTGTAACACAGACCCTGTGGAGGATGATGGTATACAAACTTGGTGA